The genomic stretch CTATGCGTCAAGTCTGGAAGGTCACCTACGTAGTGCCCACCCGGGTGAAGTGCCCAGCAAGAGTTTTGAATGCGAAGTTTGCAACAAATCTTTCAAATCATCCGGAAGCTTGCTCTTACATAGAAAAATTCATACCAATGATAGACGGTATCATTGTCACCACTGTCCCGCTAAGTTCTACAACTCATCCTCCCTCAAAATACACATACGCTGTCACACCGGTGAACGACCGTTTGCGTGTAAAATTTGCGGCAAAGCGTTCTATACGCCTGCCCATCTGAGAGCGCATGCTAAAACGCACGACAAGGAGGAACAGCATCAATGTAAATACTGTTTTACTAGGTTCGCTGAGTCGACCCAGCTCCAGATTCACATTCTTACGCACACCGGTGAAAAACCTTTCCTTTGCAAAATATGTTCTGCCAAATTCTGCCATGCGAAAGCGCTCAAAAACCACTTCTGTCGAGCCCACGGCGCCCAAGAATTACCCAGGAAAACTGCAGAATGCAACATATGCCACAAAGTTTTGAGTGCACACAGCATAGCCAGGCATAGGAAATCTCACCAACCTCTCAAAACGACCAAGCATTTAGAGTGCAACATATGCCACAAAGTCTTAGGTGCACTAAGTAGCCTTCACAGACACAAAAAGACTCACCAGCCCAAATTAGAGGAGGACAAAAAGTATCCGTGTACTCAATGTCCCGCTAAGTTCTACGAATCAGGTGCTCTTCAAAGGCACATGCGCCATCACACCGGAGAACGACCTTATGTGTGTAAAGTTTGCGGCAAAGCGTTCCATACATCAACGAATCTGAAAACGCATGGTAAAACCCACAGCAAGGACCAACGGCATCAATGAAGCTACTGTCCTGCTAGCTTCGCTCAGTCCGAGCTGCTGGAGGCGCACATGGTAAGTCACACTGGCGACACGTCTTCAGTTTAATAGGCTTCTAGGCAATCCTCGGCAATGTCCAATAATCCtaataaattactttcaaatCAATGGAAATTTTAACGTTGGAATAATCAACGTATCCTGAAGTTGCTAGGGTATCCTGTCCCTGTGGTATCGAGTATAACAATAGGCAAGAATCGTgacataaaaaaatactataGACTAACTCTCTTAATCCGATTCGGCAAACGATCAACGAAAATAGTATACATAATTCTAGCTCCAGACTTACTTGGAGCTATACTCTCCATGGCTCTCCTCTTCCAAGGGTGTCTACGATCAAGGATCTCGGTgtcctcgatcgatcgactcgaTGACTCCCTCTCCTTTTCCCCTCAGGTGGATGCAGTCAtggcaaaagccaacaaagccCTCAGCTTTGTGACTCGCATGGCATCTGAGATCCGCGATCCCTGGTGTCTCAGGGCTCTTTTCTGTTGTTGGGTCCGACCCATCCTTGAGTATGcttgtgtggtgtggtcccccgccggcagcactgccatgaGCCGCCTTGAGGGGGTCCAGAGGAGGTTCACGAGGTGCGCCATCTGTCGCTTTGTTGGTGCTGCCTCCCCTATCTTCGCCTTCCCAGAGTTGAGGATCGCCTCACGATGGCCAAGGCTCTATTTGTTGCCAATCTCCTTCTCCAAAACATTGACGCTCCTAATCTCCTCGCCTCTTTCCCTTTCTATGCACCATCCCGACATCTGCGGGATAGGCCGCTGTTCCTGATTCCCCCTCGCCGATCTCGCCACGGTCAGAACGATCCATTCTTGCGTGCCCTTTCGGCCTTCAACGAAGCGAGTAGCCTGTTCGACTTTAATGCCTCCCtttcactcttccgttcccgtctccTTAACACCTTTTTATAATCCCCTCCCTCCTCTTCTCCTCATTTTCCACACACCTTTCCTCTTAAGTCTGTAAGTATTTctctttcctctttttttttgtctctccTTTGAGCAAttgttaagcctgaacggcgaacattttgtaataataaataaataataataataataatttttaaaacataagaaaagGATAAATTGTTTGAGTATAACGACTGGAATACTGCTAAAATAAACTCACGGCATCCTAAAGGGTAAAGAAGTAGTAACATTTGACTGCTTCATACGGAAAAATATCTTGCAATAAATTTCTTCTCCCTAGTAGATGTATTTTAAGTAAAAGGGTATCCGAAACAAGTAAAGCAAGCGCTGAATTGCGCCATGAAAACAGAACAATATGTTTTTCGCCGCAACAATTCACGGGTAACTGAAATTCCACGGGTAACAGCTTCCAGCATTTTCTGGGTTTTTCAAATTCCGTTGATGAAAGAAACCCTACAAAACTACGCAGCCATATTAATGACGTTTCGAAAACGCAACGCGAGAAACGtcaaatttgtttattatttatctaCTTGTTGTTTCCAT from Anopheles bellator unplaced genomic scaffold, idAnoBellAS_SP24_06.2 scaffold01155_ctg1, whole genome shotgun sequence encodes the following:
- the LOC131214501 gene encoding zinc finger protein 664-like translates to MNSIEETNQCPNSPDPSTVEVPPEADAQLLPKPKKRAHTDKPPFVCKTCNKEFKTRDKFNQHAKTHNKDEQHQCPQCSVSFVARQRLLIHFRYHTGERPFKCQVCLKAFVSQGILNSHSKIHNEDAQYKCPHCPAKFASKSRVPIHIRTHHTGEKPFVCQICNKAYAASFQLTTHMHIHSENKRFLCHCCSAKFNYASSLEGHLRSAHPGEVPSKSFECEVCNKSFKSSGSLLLHRKIHTNDRRYHCHHCPAKFYNSSSLKIHIRCHTGERPFACKICGKAFYTPAHLRAHAKTHDKEEQHQCKYCFTRFAESTQLQIHILTHTGEKPFLCKICSAKFCHAKALKNHFCRAHGAQELPRKTAECNICHKVLSAHSIARHRKSHQPLKTTKHLECNICHKVLGALSSLHRHKKTHQPKLEEDKKYPCTQCPAKFYESGALQRHMRHHTGERPYVCKVCGKAFHTSTNLKTHGKTHSKDQRHQ